One Peromyscus leucopus breed LL Stock chromosome 2, UCI_PerLeu_2.1, whole genome shotgun sequence DNA window includes the following coding sequences:
- the LOC114686448 gene encoding small ubiquitin-related modifier 1-like, which produces MSDQEAKPSTEDLRDKKEGEYIKLKVIVQDSSEIHFKVKMTTHLKKLKESYCQRQGVPMDSLGFLFDGQRIADNHTPKELGMEGEDVIEVYQEQTGGGVIPGFR; this is translated from the coding sequence ATGTCTGACCAGGAGGCAAAACCTTCAACTGAGGACTTAAGGGATAAGAAGGAAGGAGAATACATTAAACTCAAAGTTATTGTACAGGATAGCAGTGAGATACATTTCAAAGTGAAAATGACAACACATCTCAAGAAACTCAAAGAGTCATACTGTCAGAGACAGGGAGTTCCAATGGATTCACTCGGGTTTCTCTTTGATGGTCAGAGAATTGCTGATAATCATACTCCAAAAGAACTTGGAATGGAGGGAGAAGATGTGATTGAAGTTTATCAGGAACAAACAGGGGGGGGGGTCATTCCAGGGTTtagataa